Genomic DNA from Shouchella patagoniensis:
ACTTGACGGAGCTGACTTACTTGGAAGAGAGGGCGAACTTGAATTAGCCATTCAGGTTACACAAAACGAAGACATTGATCCCGCCTTCTTTGAAAATTACATGCTGCAAATTTCCATTCCGCTTAATAGCCAAAAGTTTAGTGACATTAACGCACCAGAAGCAACGATTGCTAACGCTGGTCAAAACAAGCAACTTACTTATACTGTCATGCCTGAAGAAGAAGCAGATTTCACCTTAACTGCAACTGTCTCTGACTTTGAATTTGAAGGAATTGAAATAGCGGCTCTCCCTTCTTCATTTGCGATTGATTCACCGGACACTGAAGAATTAACGGGAGAATTTGATTCTTTGACTGGAGCCATTTCTGATTTAACAACTGGTCTTGGTGATCTGCACGAAGGTCTGAACGGCTTATCTTCTGGGTTATATCAACTTAAGGAAGGTTCCAGTAACTATCAAGCAGGGATGAGCGAAACCGCTGGTGCTGGCAGTGAACTTGTTTTTGCATCAAGTGCGATTAAACAAAGCTTAAATGATTTAAACGAGGGACTCCAAGGGGATAGCATGGAAGCAACCGATTTCGATCTCGATATTGGGCTAGATGATGAATTGTTTGATGCCCTTAGTCAATTTTCAGGCGGCATGACTGAAATAGGCAGCGGGATTGAGGAATTAAGTACGAATTATGAGCAGGCCTACAATGCTCTAAAAACAGAGATTGACGACATTCCTGATCATGATATCGCGGAAGAAGACATTCAACAATTATATGAAAACAATCCTGATTCTGAAACTGTAGACATGTTAGTTGAAACCTATGCCGCTTCAAAAAGCGCAAAAGGAACGTTTGAGGCAGTAGATGAGGCTTTCGCTGCTGTGGCCCCAGCTCTTGCAGAAATCAAGACATCCGTTTTACAAATAGGAGAAGGAATTGATGCGTTTTCTTCTTCGATTGAAGAAGCTCTTAGCGAAATGGAAGACATTGACTTTGGTGCTGGTCTAGATGAATTAAAGAACGGCATAGATGAACTAGCAACACAATATGGGTCGTTCCATAACGGGTTAAATGAATATGCCAACGGTGTAAGCGAGCTTTCTGGCGCTTACGATGAGATTCATTCTGGCATTGAAGAGTCAGCGGGTGGCACAAATGAGTTATCCTCTGGTCTATCTGAAGTGCACCAAGGCATGGGAGAACTTGAGAAAGCAACCGCAGAGATCCCAGACGAAATGCAAACCGAAATCGATGAAATGATCGCACAATATGACAAATCAGATTATGAGGCGATCTCCTTTGTTTCACCCGAAAACAATGACATTGTCAAAAACGTACAGTTTGTGATCCAAACCGAAAGTGTAAAGCTAGTGGAGAATAACGAAGAAGCAGATGACGATGAAGACGAACCAAGTATATGGCAGAGGTTTTTGCAGCTGTTTAATTGGGGTTAAAAATGAAGGAAGCCCTCTTACCTTTTGGTAGGAGGGCTTTTTTTGTCTTTGAGTCAGGTTCATTCGTTATGTTGGTGTCCTGCAGTTAACATATATCGCTCTCGATACAGGATTATACAATAAGTTCTTTTCAAATGGAGAATGATATATAGTAGAATTGCATTCCTCATCAAATCGAAACCTTATAGCGAATTAATTGGTACAGTTTGCTCAAAAAACAGACTAATGGTACGATTCAATTCGTCTACAATAAAGGAACTTGAGAGAAAAGAGATGACTACATATGGAACTATCACTTCTTGTTTTTTCTTTAATTGGCATTTTCATTGGAATTCTTTCTAGTATGTTTGGCTTTGGTGGGGGCTTTGTTGTTGTTCCTATTTTATTCGCATTCCTGCCTGATACCATCCCATCAAATTATTTAATGCATACAGCTATCGGTACATCCCTCGCTGTAATGATTATCAATTCTTTTAACTCAACCATAAACCACGCAAGAAAAGGAAACGTAACTTGGTCGGTATTCAAACGATTGGTTGGATCGATTGCAGTAGGGTCTTTACTAGGTGGCCTCATCGCTGTTTTTATTAATAGCGAGGTTCTTCGAATTGCTTTTATCAGTTTGTTGGTTTATGTCCTCATCAGCAATAGCTTGAGAAAGACGTTTACAAAAGAAATCGATACACCTTTTCGTCTTCCGAAACCAAGATCAAGTGCTTTTGTTGGAACAGGAATTGGCTTTATCTCAACCTTGTTAGGCATTGGCGGAAGCGTCATGACCATTCCTTATCTTCGAAAAAAAGGAATGCGTATGCTAAATGCGGTTGCTCTTGCTACGCCATTAGGTTTGCCAATAGCCATTGTAGGCTCTGCCACCTATTTAATGACGGGCTTACAAGCAGAAGGAATGCCTTCTTCGACAATCGGGTTCATTTACCTCCCTGCACTTGTTGGATTTACAATAGGCGGATTTTTTGGCGTACCAATCGGAAGAAAATGGGCACAACAATTGCCAGATTCACTCTTTTCAAAATTTTATTTAATCTTGCTGTTTATTGTTGTCGTTCTTATGATTATTGGCTAGGGTTCAAGTGCGAGAGCCTCTAATAAAGGTTCTTGCATAAAAAG
This window encodes:
- a CDS encoding sulfite exporter TauE/SafE family protein; translation: MELSLLVFSLIGIFIGILSSMFGFGGGFVVVPILFAFLPDTIPSNYLMHTAIGTSLAVMIINSFNSTINHARKGNVTWSVFKRLVGSIAVGSLLGGLIAVFINSEVLRIAFISLLVYVLISNSLRKTFTKEIDTPFRLPKPRSSAFVGTGIGFISTLLGIGGSVMTIPYLRKKGMRMLNAVALATPLGLPIAIVGSATYLMTGLQAEGMPSSTIGFIYLPALVGFTIGGFFGVPIGRKWAQQLPDSLFSKFYLILLFIVVVLMIIG